A single window of Castor canadensis chromosome 3, mCasCan1.hap1v2, whole genome shotgun sequence DNA harbors:
- the Chmp4c gene encoding charged multivesicular body protein 4c → MPRSVCHLPRQLVDPQGRRLFRLGGRGSRSPVPQVRPGELRRRPRGRSAPNSTAMSKLGKFFKGGGSSKSRAAPSPQEALARLRETEEMLGKKQEYLENRIQKELALAKKHGTQNKRAALQALKRKKRFEKQLTQIDGTLSTIEFQREALENSHTNTEVLRNMGFAAKAMKAVHENMDLDKIDDLMQEITEQQDIAQEISEAFSQRVQFGDGFDEDELIAELEELEQEELNKKMTNIRLPKLPSSSLPAQPERRPSVPASAHAHRARAASSRRKEEDDDDFKQLAAWAT, encoded by the exons ATGCCCAGGAGTGTGTGTCACCTGCCCCGACAACTTGTTGATCCCCAAGGGCGCCGCCTGTTCCGTCTGGGCGGGCGAGGATCTCGCTCACCTGTTCCCCAGGTGCGGCCTGGGGAGCTCCGCAGACGCCCCCGGGGTCGCTCGGCCCCTAACTCCACAGCCATGAGCAAGTTGGGCAAGTTCTTCAAAGGGGGAGGCTCTTCTAAGAGCCGAGCTGCTCCCAGCCCCCAGGAGGCCCTGGCTCGACTTCGGGAAACTGAGGAAATGCTGGGCAAGAAACAAGAGTACCTGGAGAATCGGATCCAGAAAGAACTCGCCCTGGCCAAGAAGCACGGCACGCAGAATAAGCGAG CTGCATTACAGGcattaaagagaaagaagaggtttGAAAAGCAGCTCACTCAGATTGATGGCACCCTTTCTACCATCGAGTTTCAGAGAGAAGCACTGGAAAACTCACACACCAACACTGAGGTGTTAAGGAATATGGGCTTTGCAGCTAAAGCAATGAAAGCAGTTCATGAAAACAT GGATCTAGACAAAATAGATGACTTGATGCAAGAGATCACAGAGCAGCAGGATATCGCACAAGAAATCTCGGAAGCATTTTCTCAACGGGTTCAATTTGGCGATGGCTTTGATGAG GACGAGTTGATAGCAGAACTTGAAGAATTGGAACAGGAGGAATTAAATAAGAAGATGACAAATATCCGGCTTCCAAAgctgccttcttcttctctcccagCTCAGCCAGAGAGAAGGCCCAGCGTGCCTGCCTCCGCACACGCACATCGAGCCCGAGCAG CATCTTccaggaggaaagaagaagatgATGATGATTTCAAACAATTGGCAGCTTGGGCTACTTAA